CTTGTACCTCGACCTAAATCTTGGAACTTGACCattcctgctaaaacttgtatgcATTGAGATGCTTTCAACTCTACCAATTCGAACCTCAAATGAGTCAGTTGAGAAAAATCTAACCACAACTCAACCAAAAACTTGGAACAGGACAAAACAAAGCAGACCTGCTAAAACATGCCAAAAAACGTCTCTGTTGGGCTAAAACGGAGGCAAACGGACCTTTTGGGATGCTGGGAGTCCGACGTGCGAAAGCTGTGTTCAGTGTgaattttttgtgctttatctacagtacatttagtaacacagtaatcatggcccctaagaaagtgagcagtgataggagcaaaccaaagagggaagtaatgagagtaactgtagaaattaaaaaggaaattatagtGAGAGTTGAAGGTGGTGCACAAGTGCCTGCTCTCACTTTGCAGTGTGGGATTGCCattcatttcatgtttattgccTTTTCATGTGTGTTTTCCTTgtatattgattgttaatgctttttacTTTTAGTTAGGTAGGTAGATACATTTAAACAGgcaatcatttgggggtctggaactgattaaattaatttactatttacatttatttcttatGAGGAAATTCGACTTGGAGTTCGACCAAATCGCAACTCGACCAGCTTCTGGAACGaattaagtttgtgttccaaAGTGCTGCTGTAAAATATGAAgtataaaatccatccatcttccaactactTATCCTGAAGAGGGTCTCGGCATGGGGAACAAGGCAGGGCTAGACCCCAGATGGGATGAAGTGTAAAATATAAACTGGCAAATGATGAAAGATAGTACAGTATAACAGTAAGAGGAACAGCTTCACCTTGGCAACTGGAACAAAGCATTAATGTGATTCTGGGATGCAGTGGCTGCAGACATGATGTCACGGGGCTGGACAGGTCGCATGGTTAAAGGAAAAGCGAGTTACTGATTAACAGGGATTAGTCAACggggttattaaaaaaaaagactttgtGTTTACCCTAGGCACTAAAAAGCTATGTGCTACGTTCTTCGTTTTTCTTGGCACATCTGTAAGAACACAAAGGACTTCATTGCATTTTCAGAAACATAAGGAGAAAACATTGCTACCTGAATCTGCCTAAAATGCAGTCATGTGCCAGTGATGAGCTCAATAGAGCACTTATCAGAAAGTTGGAGCATAACtcagagcccccctcccccctgaaCTGAGGGATtttagggcgcttttccaccgcaccaggtaccatcATTTTGTTACGgtacttttggtattttccgtTTTCCATTGACTCCCTGCCGAGTATCAGTATCAAAAATTCCAGTAGCTGAAGTGCCAGACCAACTGGGGTACTTTTTTGTGACttcagtactttggggtgggacctGCAAATGCGTTCATTGTTGATtagttatgcaaatagcctatCTCTGAAACACAAGACAACATctatgagtgaaactgaaacatGAAACAGAATGAATGAAAAAGTGCATACGTGgttcatgcaaaagcagcaccAGTAAACTTAAACTGATTTTTTGAAACATATACTAGATGATCTTTTGTTACAATATCTGGCCAGTATGAAGgcatgaaaaagcctgatctcaacCCAGCTGACTCTTGCAGTCCTTGTAATGTGAGAAttgtgatgttggtattaattttgcacatcacccagccctataatatactatagCCATTTTTACAATTCAGTACAAGGTATCCTGCCTCACGTCACTtgatgtcattcagcaccggtaccagtttttTACACCAGTGAACAACTAGCATCTTCAAGCAttatacttttggtactttacTGAAGTATGGtatggtggaaaagcaccctacTTTACTGGTCAAACTGCCAGACAGATGTGGAGCTCATAGTCAGTCCAGCAAAACCATTGCAAAGGGAGCGAGTGgaatgttttgtttatttaaaaaataaaataaagggtaTGGAAACGAGCTTTAGCTAGGACGTGTCCAATGGGCTGCATCGCTGACTCCGTAGTACTGAGAAGTGGTACTCAGCACTCAAGCCTCCTGGATTGTATTTTCATACTTTAATAATCAAGAACGAAAACAAATGCTATGTCAGCTAGTATGTACTAGGGTGTCAATGATGGACTGGCCGGGTATCACTGACctttcatccattcatctaaatgtgatttttgtgatCTCGGCCTTTTGGTTTTTGGAGAACTGGTTTCAGGTGCAGAGTTGCTGCAGCATGCACTGCATGGGCAGGACCAGTACACACACAAGGCCCAGTTCGTCAGAATGGTATCTGAGGGCTATCAGCCAAAGTTCAATGCTGGAGCATTTGCTGGTGATCAGAATGCCTTTGGTGTGCAGCCTGAGAGGCTGTAGCAGGCCAATGTCCTGCTAGGGAACACCACGCCAGCATCCCTTCCGAATAAGGTTCTGGGAACCTCATTAAGCATTAATGGTCAAACAACTGACAATCTGTGTTTCAGACATTAGGTGGCTGCGATTAAAGCCCATTTGAGGGTTTAAGGTGTTTAGACAAAGGTGATATATATGAAATGTTGAATGACAGAGTAACCTGCAGTGTTCATTTTGCAGCTCTGAGATACATTCAGTTCTTCAGCTTAACAGATCCCCTGACTGGCTCTGAGCATATTGTTTACAGAATGGAAACCTCACAAGAATTATAACACACCCTCTCGTTTGATGGAACATGTCAGAAAGGGTTTCATGCTAAAGTAGCAAGGGCATGAACTTCACTTGTTTTATTGCTCAAGTTGTTGCTGGGTGCTTTTTTACCTGGCTCCCGAGACTGGGGACTTCCTCCCAGGGTCGAGTGCTCCCATGGGCTCCTCACCGAGCGAGCGCGTATCCTTGTTCAGCTGCTGAAGCCTGGAGCTCAGGTCACCGATCACAGTGGGCTTGCCGTCCTCGGGGCCGGGCAGCGGCCGCGTCTCCACGGGATCCCCCCAAAGCTTGGACCTTCTCTGGAAGAGGTAGCGGGGTCGGCCGGTACCGGCGGCCGCAGCCAGTGCAGCCACGTGTTGCTGGGAGAGGAGCTCGCTATCCGAGGACTGCTTCAGTAGAGGGTCCCTGAACGTCACAGGCCCCTTGCTGAGCTGGGACTTGAGTTTGGGCTTTGGAGGCACTGGCGGTTTGTCGAGTATAAAAGTCTGCCCGTCGGCGTAGGAGGTGTAAGTGTCGGTGGGCTCACCGCTCTCTGACGACAGTGTGGACATGCTGGAGACTGTAGAGATGGTGCTCGTAGTCTCCAGGTGGTGGTCGCTGGAGCTGCGAGTGTCCACCTCTTCCACCCCAGAGTCGGCAGACTCGGGCACCAGGTGGGTGTCGGAAGGCTTCCCTGAGGGTGTTCCACCAGCAGATGGGGCTACTGCTGCTTGGGTTGAAGTGGAAGGTGCAGCCGGTTTTGCCAGCTGAGACACAGGGGCGTCGACCACCTTTGGCAGTAAGCCATTGGAAAACTCATCCGGTGGGGGCACCACCCCGATCTTCCGGAGCTCCTCTCGAGTCTCTTCGTCACTTGAGGACAGCAGGGCAGGCGGAAGGGTGACAGTGTAGGGTTCCACATCCTCCTCAGAGCTGCCTTGTGCCAGAGTTTTCTCCGCAGCTGGCCCAGCTGGTGGTTGGGAGGTGGTGGTTTCTGGCATCGGTACATGGGTCTTTCCTTCAGCTAAGGCTGGTTCAGCAGGCTCAGGAGTCACCCCTTTGGGTGATGCTGCAGGCTCCTCCAAACTGAGCCCCAGTGCTTGACCATTGCTTGTTGCATGAACCAAGATGAGGCCAGCTGCCTTCTCCGGGGAAGTGTCCATAATACCAATCAACATGCTCTTCTTATCCTCCGgctccctgtcctctgtcatgTCCGCCCCCATCAAAATTTCTTTGCGGTGCATGGTGGGGGTCCCCCATTGATCTCTTGAAGGGGTCACACCCTCTGGTGTAATTTGATAACCTTCTTTAGTTCCAGGAGAATAAGGGGGTGATATTAACCCACCCTCTGCCTCCAATTGCTCTGCCTCTTTGGTCTGGGTATCAACAAACAACAGTTTCTCCTGTTTAGTCCTGGGCTCTGGGCTGCTGGCAGGCGACTGGCTCTGGGATGTCAGAGCCCGCTCTCTTGCGGCCAGCGCAAGTGCGAGAGGGGAGTTGGGGTCCAGGGGCTTCCCGGTCAGGGGGTGGATGAAGGTGGTCCCGCTCTGTGATGGTCGCCAAACGAAAGCGGGGGGAGGCAGCTGGCCCAATTCTCTGCTGAGAAGCCTGTCATCCACAGAACGGGACTGCGTCAAAGACGGCTGCTCCGACACACTGCCGCTACTTTCCATGGTGCCTACAGATAGGAAGACTGTGGATTTCCTACGCTCTTCTAGCCGCTTCTCTCTGTCCTTCACAGCCCCGGCGATGGCAGCGGCAAAGGGACCCTTTGCTTGCTGGCTCTCACCAGGGATCCGGGCCCGCTCTTGCAGCAGCTGCTGCTGGTAGTACTCGGACCGGCTTGTATGAGGGATTCTGCCTGAAGGGGACTGGTCCCTGGCATGGGCAGACGCGAGTGCCAAAGACACTCGCTCATGTGCATCTTCGACCTGCAGCTGCTTGACCAGGGGGCTCTTCTTGCGCTGGGGCTTGGTGGGGGTGTAAAGGCCGATGCTGAACTGGCCCACGTTGGCGTAGGGGTTGTCAATCACTCTTCCTTTGCGTTTGATCTTTTcgggaggggtggaggatggccCGGGGCGGGGGATGTCAGTGGGTTCTACGGGGAGATGCGATGAGTCCTGCAGGATGATCATGGAGCGAGCCTTCTTTTGCCGCTCGGCATGGACTGAGGGCCGCGGCGGCTCGTACATCTCGGCTGGGGTAACCACCTGTGACAGGCCGTGCAGCTTTGCCTCGGAACCTGGCTTAAAGCTGGAGCGACTTTGATCATGACCCCGCccggggggaggtgggggacagAAAGAGGGTGGGGGGCCTGTGTCCAGGTAGTACGGAGAtggcggtggtgggggggcactttgGGGAGGTGGAGGGATGATACGGCTCTCTTTCAGGCTGTCCGTCATTGACGAGCTCCTTGGAAACCGATGTTCTGCGAGCAGAGCAGAGATTCTGTCCTCTTCAGTCGCCCCTACAGGTTAACACAAGAACTGCTTAATCACTGCTCCCAGAACAGGAATCCATTACACAATTACAATTCATAAAACTGAACATGGGCCCACTGTAACAGCTGCATCTCAGTTCGTAGTTTGATATTAAATGGAAGCAATGagaaaaaacattatttatttgcaacaAGAACACAACAGATTAGGGAATATGACTTCCATACCGAAAGACTTGGTCCTGGACATTCCTTTGGGTAGCTGAATGTGACTTTTGTCCATTTCCAGGGGAATTCCTCCATGCAACACCATTCCCTGCCGCTCAAACAGCGACTACAGGATATACAAGTGACAAAAAGGACAAATGCGTCAACCTTGTTGAGGGACTAAACCGAAACTAGTTGTTGGGCTATCGGGGGCACTGTCTGGCTGAACTGAGGCCAAGAGTGAGGCTGCAGTGGACCGATCCAGCATGCAGTGTGAACCCGACTTGGGTCTGGCTGAGTGAAATGCCCAAATCTCTGAGCAATGAAGAGGTGCGGCAGGTGTCGGCTGACGCACACTGATCTCGGCCGGCGTGATCCTCCTGCTTGACGGGCGCTGTTTCACAGTGGCGGCCCTGTAGTCGGCATCAGCCACCGCTGCCCGCAGCACAGGCTCCTGGGAGGCGAGCATTTCGTCCAGCCTTTCTGCACGCATTCAGAGGATGACACCAGGTCTGCATGCTGTTTCCTACCCGCATGGCCCACAATTTCTTTGCAACATTTTAGTATGGAAAAAAATTGTCATATTGCTGAAAAAAGCGTGAAAATCATGCCGCTAACAAGGAGTGCCATCCCTGCTTAAAATGCATCTTTGGGACTTTTCAACTCAGATCAACACCGTTTTAATTATCAGCAAACTTAGCAGCGCTGCCGGTTTAGGCGAGGCGCTGTGATGATTCAAGAGTCTTGACGCAAACTCACCCCCTCTTCTCCTCCTTGCCGAAGCTTGCATGGAATAAACAGGGAAACAATCTCTTTGGTCATACTTATAGAGTCATTTGGGGAGGGATAAAGCTCAGTGAATTTTGAGAGGCGTTTCCTGGAGGACTTAGCGTGGGACGTGGTTGAGCCAAAGCATCATCGCAGCCGCTGCGGCGTGTGACAGACGGCTGAGCTTTGCACCCGTGTCTCTCTACATCAAAGCTGATTCAAAGCTATTTTACTGCCCTTCAGTCCCATGGAAGACACTGAAAGATCACTAGTACACTGTGTACTGTAGGATTCACACGTCTAGCCCTCCTACAGAATCACACTCATGGTGAGCAAACTGCGGTAGCATGCAGCTGCCATCCTTGGCAACTCCCCCGGTCGGCACGGCCCCCCAAGGCCCCCAAGGTTCCAGGCAGGGAACACAGACTCACCGATCTCCTCCAGCTCGGCTGTCATGGACTTGGACCGCAGCGTCAGGGTGGTGCTGGGCGCCCTCTTGGGTGGTGGCGGAGCTGCAGGGAAAAGCGATGGTGAGGACACTGGAGACCTGCGGGCCAGCGTCCTGCGGGCGGCGCTCATGTGAAGGCGCCAGCGCTTCTTCACAGCCTTCATCTCGTTGTACTCAGGCGAGCTGGACGCCTCGCACTGCCGCAGAACCTTGTTCAAGCTGCGGTTGGCTGCGAACTTCTTCATATTTGCTGGGACGGCAGGCCTGCGAAGCTGACTGGAACAGCACGGCGAGAGACAGACGCGAGCGGGCTAGCCAGAGCGGATGAGGCAGGAAGCgggtctgtgcgtgtgtgtgtccccgTGGTCAGTATAAACGCGAGCCCACCGCGCACGGCCACTCTCCCCCGAGCCGCTCTCCTGTGCTCTCCGAGCTGCCGCCTGAGGGCTTCTGCAGATCACCCATTGAGAAAGAGCGCATGGAGCCCGTCAGCTAACGCGCCCGGCATCCTGCTGTGACTCAGCCTCGTCACTCAGGGAGGCAGGTGCCAAGGAACGCGATGGCTCCATGAAACCGGTTCAAGGAACCGCCGTTTGGCCCTGCAACACGGCAACTCTCTCGAAGCCACTGACAGGAACTAACCCACTTGGAGGACATCAGAAGGCGTAAAATAAGATGGCTGCCATTCTCACTACTTGATATGTGCTATTTGTTTCCGTTTACACCCCTGACACATCACCCGTAGCATCACGCAGACACATATTTTTTAAGTTCTTTTTTTCTAAACTTAAAATATCTGTAACTTTGAGAGTAAGAGCAGAGGCTGTCTGAAATAACCTAAAGCGGTGGAGAAACAGGGAATCAGCATGGAAATGCAAAGCTTCACTCAAACATTCAGAGCCGTAACCATGGTAACCacagcacgggggggggggggtttcagttGCAGGAGATCTCCAAGTTCTCccctcatttctgctgctgAGTGGTGGGTGGAACAGCAGAGAGAGCGGTGGAAAGCcacatgtgtgcgtgcatgcgtgtgagCAAgcgagtggggtgggggtgggggtgggggggcaccgtTTATGGGCACATTGCAGCCTGGTGCTTACCAAGGTGCCATGTCTCACTGCACCAGGAACAAGCTGGGCACAACCATGATAACATCATTATCGGCCTGGATTAAGGTGCCCTTCTCATATTTTAGCATCTATAACAAGCCCAAAACCCCTCAGCAAAGCCATCCATGAGCAGAAGGCTCCATTACTGAAGATGCAAAGTCCCCAGGACGACACACCCCCAATAGCGCCTGTCACATGTCTGCAGGGGTGTCAGAGTTTTCCCCTAAATGGTCTGCCTCCCATGCAGCTCATAAACATGTACATGGTCCTGCCATTGACCTGGAATATATGACTAACCTTAAAATGCCCCAACCTTGCCCTGAGGCATGGCCTAGGTCACTATGCTGTACTCTTGTGGGGGGGGCTTAGCAAGTTTggatgctgtgcttgtgatcagaatgttgctggttcaaatcccaaggcaAAGTGGGCCGCAATGCAAAAATCCATTCAGGTGATTAAAGCCCTAAGACAACAGCCAATACGACCTCTCCCCTTTACTTGTTTATGCAATGGCTGCCTTCATACTGTGAATGAAAAAGCCATGCAAATTAAACAGCTATTTTCGAAACCAGGAGCCAGGAGAATAGCTACAGGTGGATGTGTGATTGATCAACTATCTTCATGAGTATCATCCTACCTTCAGGCCTTCTCTGCACACACAGGGGAAACGAACCAGCAACCCTCTGGGGTGGTGCTACTGTATGCATTCAACAGGTAGTGACACTCTCTCCTGAGGCCCCACATCAACAAAATCGGCATAACAACCAGGAGTTCATGAGACAAAATTGGTGTAACTGTGCTTTGCATGCACCATGTTCCAGAACCACAGAGACATGGGTGAAGTGCTATGCTGCCTGCGATTTACCCTGGAAGTTGAGAgttggagctgggaatgacatcaTACCTGAGTTAATGACGTCATACCTGAGTTAATGACGCTTCAGTACTAGGCAGGTGAGCCATACCGGTTTGTCAGGTTCAtcgttagccattgttagcagtATTAGTTCATAACAAGACAATATTTCTTCGACATACAAACACCACGTCCGCAGATAGAGGTTGGACAGAACTACATGTATGACCAATTTAACGAGTCACAAATAAGATAGAAATGCAGTATGAACTGTTAACTACTGCAGCGTTTTGCTGTTGATGCACAGatcagccatcttgaattctctGATCGGGTTGTAGAGGTTCCTTTGACTTTCTGAGTCGGAAGTCTGACTTTAGTGGACGTTCCAGTTGGAATTTAGAATGAAATGCACCATAAAACCCAGCAACTGTATCTAAGGAAAGAAACAATCCCACTGTACAAGCAGGTCAGCACAAGTGACCTGATGATAGAGGGCCTAATAACCAGAATGGTATTCACATCCGGCTCACATTAACTCATAATGCACAAAACAGCTCCAGGAAAGATGCTTCTGCAAAGCTTTAGATATCCCCTAAAGGACACTTGCCTTTTTTCCGGACCACCTCTTCTGACTCAGGCTTGCGGGTGACTGAGACCACCTTCATGAGCAGTTGGCTGCCTCCCTGCCTGATCAGAGAGACCACCTGCTTGTGGcccaccttcaccacattgACTCCGTTTACCTGCAGGGGTGAAAGAGGGGCAGAGTTTCAGGACTGGTCTGTGTATCCTTGGTGTCTAGGCACCATCGGCCTGGAGGACCAAGGCAGGAGCACCAGGTGGCAggatgtggctcagcaggccaGGAAGTCCCAGTGTtgccagagtgatgtcactgctgggcccctTAGTAAGGCCTTTAACCCTGAACTCCTCTGAGAACTATCACATGCTAATTTTTCAATATCATATTGCTTTGGCTGAAAGCATCTGcgaaataaatgtaatgtatgaGGAATCACAGGCTCACTTACAACGACGGGGCCCCCCTACAGACTGACTGAGACATGTGAAGATTTTATTCGGGGCCAGCCAGAGTCAGGATGGCAGGAGACTGGGTGTCTGTGGACCAATCAGAATGGGATAGCTGGGCTGCGGCATTGTACCACAGGATTGGAGCTTGGCATGTTGTGACTAACTGTTTGCAGGCGACCTGCTAAATCTCTAAGATGTCTCTGACATGCAAACAGAACAAGTCCGGCAAGATGGTATACAAGGCGGGGAAAACCCATGTGACAGACAAAGGCAGAACTACACTGAGCTAAACTGTCGGGCATAACGAAGTCTTTCTAAAAGCTCATTGTGGCTTCTGGGAAATACCAAAGCATCCCGACTAGGGGTGCCGTCATTAGCACCCAGGGGTCCGCGTGCTGCCAGTGACAGTGTTACCATAGCAACAGCCAAGCAAAACACACTCCTGTAAAGTGATATGGAGCACACATGCCGAGTCTCGGGATTACCTAACAGAACACGGTGGCGGGGGGGCAGTTTGGAGCTGCCAGGCAGTCAGATACCCTACCTGTATGAGATGGTATTGACCAGGGATGCGCAACTTTAGTCGGGCCATAAAATTTAACAGCCAtgattggggggcgggggggggtccttCTATACCCTGATTAGCCACTCCAGCATTGAGAACATGCAAGCAGTATTAACACAGCAGTGCAACAATTTaaaattttgtattttctttataaTTTTATGATATATATGTAACAGAAGACAAACTGCAGCActgaagacagacacagacattcATCAGTTCTGATGGCAGTCAGCTTCGGAAAGAGCACATAATTCATGCTGGATACTCATCCAGCTCACCCATGATTTACATTTCTCCCAGTGACTGTTTCCAGCTCCTCTTAGTGGTCAGGCAGCATAATGCGCAATCTTCATTTCAAAGTGTTTTCACTTATAAAACATGCATATAATTTTTATGCGGTGAGCTGGATATAGCTCTCAGGCCCCAGGTGTTCTTACAGAAGTCACTCAGATGAGCTGTGTTCTTTATAAGTGGATTTCTGTCTCACATTCATCTCGATGTGCCATGTTTAAATATCTTACATATTTACATTCTTTTTATTACTGTTGCTTGCATTCTGGCATAGATGACAATAGAGCTACTTTGACTTTTCCTGTTTGGGACGTTTTCTTGGCTGAGCCAGCAGCGAGCAGCGGTCCTCACCTCGATCAGGAAGTCTCCTGTGCGGAGGCCCGCTCTCCAGGCCACGCCCTCCACATCCACAGACTCCAGGTACTGGAGCGCAGGGAAGGCCGGCGTGGGCGTGAACTCCTCGATGGGCGTCTCCGCTGCCAACAGAGTGCACACAAGCATGCGTGTCAGTAACAACTGGCAGGGGGGTATTCTGGAAGGTTCTCAGAAAAATTCTTCAGAGATACGGGACGCCCCACAGAGCCCGGCCTCCTCCCCCTCCTACAGAGTCACGGCGTCCCCTTCAGAGATACGGGACGCCCCACGGAGCCCGGCCTCCTCCCCCTCCTACAGAGTCACGGCGTCCCCTTCAGAGATACGGGACGCCCCACGGAGCCCGGCCTCCTCCCCCTCCTACAGAGTCACGGCGTCCCCTTCAGAGATACGGGACGCCCCACGGAGCCCGGCCTCCTCCCCCTCCTACAGAGTCACGGCGTCCCCTTCAGAGATACGGATAATCTTTCACTAGAATACGTTTCCTGCTCATTCTTGCAGTTTGCACTCATGCTGGAAGGCTACTTCTTTCCACGGCGTGTTTCCTTCTTTTACCCAGGCTACCATTGCCTTCGAGATGCCACTTTGTAACAAGATTGCAATTTTGGAGCCCTCGACATGGAAGCACCTGCCAAATGTTCCCCAATAATTACAGCCGTTCAAAGTGGTTGAGTTCTTCTCAAGCTGTCAGTCTGCCTAATTATCCTTAGCTGGAGACACAAGGGTCTTAAATACATACTGAGGATGGTTGTTGTGGAGACAGATGTAGGTCTCAGATGACTTTATCTATGGCAGCCACAGATGTTCATGGTGTTTGCGGCtggagatgaatggatgaagCGATAGAGTATGTCAGGCTGTGACTGACAGGTCACAGTAAGCTCACACACAGGGGCTTTCAAAGTCTCCTCTCTCACATGTGCTGCTTAAAATAATTGTGTAAATGGATTGTTGAGGTCTTACTTGCAGTAAGATGTTCAAAAATGCACAGAGAAGGAATGACCCTGTCCTTTATTCTCCGCACTTTGTGGGGAACAGCAGCTGAAATGGCACTCCTGAGTCACAACCACCCAAGGCATGCAAGCTGCTGTGTGAGCCCCCCAAGACCCCAAGCAAAACCCTGCCCACTCTGTCTGCCATTAAACCTCAGCCTTTATCCATCTCTGCTGCTCAACAATGTGCACTCACGTTAACGCCTGAGCCAAAATAGCCAAAAGACGCCTGTATAACTTCATTATTGACAAATGTTCATAGAATGTAGCTAATTACAATTAGCTAATGTCACATTGATGTTGTCTACCTTCCTACTGGAATAAATAACAATCAACGGAAAACAGAGGCATGCCCAGAATGCCAGACGTCTTACCTTTAGCGCCACGTAGGACGAATCCAAAGCCTTCATTCTCCTTCTTTTGGAGGACGGCATTCTTCTCTTCAATGATGTAATCactgaggaggagagagagcagagccagcaggtcagaggtcagcacCCTCTTTGGAGGAGAGTCTCCAGTGGTCGGTCCACAGGCAGTCCACCTTTCATCTCGCCTGTGGCCAGGTCTAGGTGACAGCTCTGCTGTGTATGCTGTGAGGTAGGGCTGGCATCTTCAGGGGGGTGACCAGCTTCCCACTATCCACATGTTAAGCTCCGTTAACAAATTAATATGCAATAGAAGCTGTATTCttgatttaatttaaaaaaaaaaacacctcaagAAGCAGAGAGCTTCATTGCATTACTGAAACAGTCTGGAAAGGAGCGTAATGCCCAGATGCCCAAGGGCAGTCTCTGGAAATGAATGGTCACGACGAGAGCGCTAGGAAGGCATTGAGCGCCCCCCGGCTCAGcgagcaccccccccctccagctcaGCGAGCAGCTTAAAGAGCCTCACTCCGTGTGGCGAAGAAGCAGAGGGAAgagtggggagagggacacagAGCGAGGGTTAAGACGGAGGCTGAGGATCGGCAGAGCTGAGACGAAGACAAGCGTGCTAGCGCACACGACTCACAGACGCACTCGGGAACACGCTCGGGAACACGCTCGGGAACACGCTCGGGAACACGCTCGCTTGACAAGCACTCCCACTCACGCCTCTCTACCCCAGTGCAGCGCCAGTGGCCCATGACCCCGTCAAGATGGTCCCCTCCTGCCCCCCGAGCGGTAACAGCAGTAGCATCCGCAGCATCATGACTCCACGCCGCTGCCCTTTGGTCCTCCCGGTGTGCCCCCCCTCATGCTCACGCAAACCATCTGCTGAAGTTCACGGAGCTGTCTCTGGCGGGAAGGAAGTGGACTCCACAAAAGAAATGACTCACTGGAGGAGGGGGTGGAAGGTGACGATGACGAGGGGAAGAGGGAAGTCGATgcgagacagagagaggaggcgagagacagagaggaagggGAGTACTCGGAAGGAGGATGCTGGGAGGATGAGTAAGAAATGAGGCGATGAAGGTGAGAGGCACTGAGAATAAAGGAACGGGTCGTGTTCATAGGGACACGGGGACACTGCTTAGCCCT
The nucleotide sequence above comes from Paramormyrops kingsleyae isolate MSU_618 chromosome 3, PKINGS_0.4, whole genome shotgun sequence. Encoded proteins:
- the LOC111846126 gene encoding SH3 and multiple ankyrin repeat domains protein 3-like isoform X2, with amino-acid sequence MPLSPAAGKHEPAEQRQQEAELLQQQLCATNGDRGDSDSSREDSVYDTIRSVADKPPAGPMDEPRGSTIVIRIGIPDLQQTKCMKFNMDVPIWSSKQRILCTLNQSLKDVLNYGLFQPAYNGKAGKFLDEERLLKEYPLPAIAPVPYLEFRYKRRVYAQSHLDDKQLAKLHTKANLKKFMEHVQQRNAEKVSRFLEKGLDPNFHDPESGECPLTMAAQLDGSAELIKVLRSGGAHLDFRTKDGITALHKAVRSKNHVALITLLDLGASPDYKDSRGLSPLYHSSMVGGDPYCCELLLHDHAQVGCLDENGWQEIHQACRYGHVQHLEHLLFYGADMSAQNASGNTALHVCALYNQDSCARVLLFRGANKEIKNYNNQTAFQVAIIAGNFDLAEIIKIHKASDVVPFRETPTYTNRRRLVTSGLAPPHSLLRSTSDNNLNVDGGRGYYSPAPSLRSLPPADAADSSLQSTASSRSSHSRSPSLRRAQDEAERLGLRRVARGRLSPSTVQREPSPPPPQPAAITGPRGPKRKLYSAVPGRTFIVVKPYTPQGEGEIQLNRGERVKVLSIGEGGFWEGTVKGRTGWFPAECVEEVQMRQYDPRLETREDRTKRLFRHYTVGSYDTFTSYSDYIIEEKNAVLQKKENEGFGFVLRGAKAETPIEEFTPTPAFPALQYLESVDVEGVAWRAGLRTGDFLIEVNGVNVVKVGHKQVVSLIRQGGSQLLMKVVSVTRKPESEEVVRKKAPPPPKRAPSTTLTLRSKSMTAELEEIERLDEMLASQEPVLRAAVADADYRAATVKQRPSSRRITPAEISSLFERQGMVLHGGIPLEMDKSHIQLPKGMSRTKSFGATEEDRISALLAEHRFPRSSSMTDSLKESRIIPPPPQSAPPPPPSPYYLDTGPPPSFCPPPPPGRGHDQSRSSFKPGSEAKLHGLSQVVTPAEMYEPPRPSVHAERQKKARSMIILQDSSHLPVEPTDIPRPGPSSTPPEKIKRKGRVIDNPYANVGQFSIGLYTPTKPQRKKSPLVKQLQVEDAHERVSLALASAHARDQSPSGRIPHTSRSEYYQQQLLQERARIPGESQQAKGPFAAAIAGAVKDREKRLEERRKSTVFLSVGTMESSGSVSEQPSLTQSRSVDDRLLSRELGQLPPPAFVWRPSQSGTTFIHPLTGKPLDPNSPLALALAARERALTSQSQSPASSPEPRTKQEKLLFVDTQTKEAEQLEAEGGLISPPYSPGTKEGYQITPEGVTPSRDQWGTPTMHRKEILMGADMTEDREPEDKKSMLIGIMDTSPEKAAGLILVHATSNGQALGLSLEEPAASPKGVTPEPAEPALAEGKTHVPMPETTTSQPPAGPAAEKTLAQGSSEEDVEPYTVTLPPALLSSSDEETREELRKIGVVPPPDEFSNGLLPKVVDAPVSQLAKPAAPSTSTQAAVAPSAGGTPSGKPSDTHLVPESADSGVEEVDTRSSSDHHLETTSTISTVSSMSTLSSESGEPTDTYTSYADGQTFILDKPPVPPKPKLKSQLSKGPVTFRDPLLKQSSDSELLSQQHVAALAAAAGTGRPRYLFQRRSKLWGDPVETRPLPGPEDGKPTVIGDLSSRLQQLNKDTRSLGEEPMGALDPGRKSPVSGARLFSSLGELHTISQRSYGTTYTIRPGTRYPITRRTPSPGRGSSSPDRTDPLGLGRSYGLATSPTTPPTILKSSSLSIPHEPKEVRFVTRTTRSRSPSPSPSPTLASPLLALRPFHQKPLHLWNKYDVGDWLESINLGEHRDRFQEHEIEGSHLPALTKDDFAELGVTRVGHRMNIERALKQLLES